The following proteins are co-located in the Camelina sativa cultivar DH55 chromosome 12, Cs, whole genome shotgun sequence genome:
- the LOC104732797 gene encoding transcription factor MYB23 encodes MRMTRDGKEQEYKKGLWTVEEDKILMDYVRTHGQGHWNRIAKKTGLKRCGKSCRLRWMNYLSPTVNRGNFTDQEEDLIIRLHKLLGNRWSLIAKRVPGRTDNQVKNYWNTHLSKKLGLGDHSSGAKPACEAESPPSLALITTTSSNHQEIPGEKVSTVRFDTLVDESKLKPKPKPVHSLPTDVEVATTVPNLFDTFWVLEDDFELSSLTMMDFTSGYCL; translated from the exons atGAGAATGACAAGAGATGGAAAAGAGCAAGAATACAAGAAAGGTTTATGGACAGTGGAAGAAGACAAGATCCTCATGGATTATGTCCGAACTCACGGCCAAGGCCACTGGAACCGCATCGCCAAGAAAACTG GGCTCAAGAGATGTGGGAAGAGCTGTAGGTTGAGATGGATGAACTACTTAAGCCCTACCGTAAACAGAGGCAATTTCACTGACCAAGAAGAAGATCTCATCATCAGACTCCACAAGCTCCTCGGCAacag atggTCGTTGATAGCTAAAAGAGTTCCGGGAAGAACAGACAACCAAGTAAAGAATTACTGGAACACTCATCTCAGCAAGAAACTTGGTCTTGGAGACCATTCATCTGGGGCCAAACCCGCTTGCGAGGCAGAGTCTCCACCATCTTTGGCCCTCATAACCACAACTTCCTCTAATCATCAAGAGATCCCCGGAGAAAAAGTTTCAACTGTAAGATTCGACACTCTAGTTGACGAGTCTAAACTCaagccaaaaccaaaaccgGTCCACTCATTACCAACTGACGTAGAAGTTGCAACGACGGTTCCCAATCTATTCGACACTTTTTGGGTTCTTGAAGATGACTTCGAGCTCAGTTCACTCACTATGATGGATTTTACTAGTGGGTATTGCCTCTGA